Proteins encoded by one window of Fibrobacter sp. UWR2:
- a CDS encoding GspE/PulE family protein encodes MSNFMYSTISRDAKSLRIAVTDIYDELSLERIRIENGCKVVPEERTETEIRQMIRERTQRDAESGIAALEAAKAAGSRSNTWESEPVINLVDSLIEDALEKGATDIHLEPSEGALNVRFRIDGMLETYRELPAWLSEPVIIRLKLLAKADITERRLPHDGSFSFQGLRENANIRLSTLPIQGGEKCVLRLLPTEDRGQTLDTLGFTPEVLREFRRIFSMPQGLFLITGPTGSGKTTTLYAGLREILRRQVNVTTIEDPVEYPLKGANQVQVNEKCGFTFARAMRSILRQDPDVILVGEIRDEETARIAIRAAQTGHLVLSTLHTNSAKAAAGRLLDLGISRAVLDDCLLGVAAQRLLRKVTQDGNYSGRVAAVEIYTPEGGYVQGSLQEYARTLVSAGITDMREVERVIG; translated from the coding sequence ATGTCGAATTTTATGTACAGCACAATCTCACGCGACGCTAAGTCGCTACGCATCGCCGTCACCGATATCTACGACGAACTTTCGCTCGAACGCATCCGTATTGAGAACGGGTGCAAGGTGGTTCCGGAGGAACGCACGGAAACGGAAATCCGGCAGATGATACGCGAGCGTACGCAGCGGGATGCCGAAAGCGGGATTGCCGCCCTAGAGGCTGCCAAGGCTGCCGGGAGCAGGAGTAATACCTGGGAATCCGAACCGGTTATCAACCTGGTCGACTCGCTTATCGAAGATGCGCTAGAGAAAGGTGCGACAGATATCCACCTGGAGCCAAGCGAGGGGGCGCTGAATGTGAGGTTCCGTATCGACGGAATGCTCGAGACATACCGTGAACTCCCTGCATGGCTTTCGGAGCCTGTCATTATCCGCCTTAAGTTGCTGGCGAAGGCCGATATTACCGAGAGGAGACTCCCCCACGATGGGAGTTTCTCATTTCAGGGACTACGCGAGAACGCGAACATTCGCTTGAGTACGCTCCCGATTCAGGGTGGAGAGAAGTGCGTTTTGCGCCTGTTGCCCACAGAAGACCGCGGGCAGACTCTCGATACACTCGGGTTTACGCCCGAGGTGCTACGGGAGTTCCGTCGCATCTTTTCCATGCCGCAGGGGCTGTTCCTGATTACCGGGCCCACGGGGAGCGGTAAGACTACCACATTGTATGCAGGCTTGCGCGAGATTCTCCGGCGGCAGGTCAACGTGACGACAATCGAGGACCCTGTGGAATACCCGCTGAAGGGCGCAAACCAGGTGCAGGTGAACGAGAAATGCGGGTTTACGTTCGCGAGGGCGATGCGTTCGATATTGCGGCAAGATCCGGACGTGATTCTTGTTGGGGAAATCCGTGACGAGGAAACAGCCCGCATCGCCATACGGGCGGCACAGACTGGCCACTTGGTACTTTCGACATTGCATACGAATAGCGCGAAGGCTGCGGCAGGACGACTGCTGGATCTTGGAATCTCGCGCGCGGTCCTCGACGATTGCCTGCTTGGAGTGGCGGCGCAGAGGCTTCTCCGCAAGGTTACGCAGGACGGGAACTATTCCGGCAGGGTCGCTGCTGTTGAAATCTACACGCCTGAGGGCGGTTATGTTCAGGGAAGTCTCCAGGAATACGCCCGCACGCTCGTAAGTGCGGGCATCACCGATATGCGCGAAGTCGAACGCGTAATCGGGTGA
- the murB gene encoding UDP-N-acetylmuramate dehydrogenase, translating to MQILENEPMSKHTSFKVGGPARFFVKAESLADLKEAFAFARDKRLPRFILGNGTNLLVSDSGFEGVVIALAGEFSDIAEQGVGLFKVGAATPLGRFARVALKQGYAGIHKLAGIPGTLGGAIYMNAGAYGQEIGTRCTQVVTLGADGNTHEYSNEDCAFGYRRSVFQKACAAHSADDAQAEIILSATFQLESGSLACESQEQTVARLEAELAECMAKRKASQPLNMPNAGSTFKRLECGSSEMPQQVAPGYYIEQAGLKGYRIGGAEVSMLHANFIVNAGGATAKDILDLSDYVKAKVAEKFGVHLQREIVLLGEM from the coding sequence ATGCAGATTCTTGAAAACGAGCCGATGAGCAAGCACACCTCATTCAAGGTGGGTGGACCGGCACGGTTTTTCGTGAAGGCGGAGAGCCTTGCGGACCTCAAGGAGGCTTTCGCCTTTGCCCGCGATAAGCGTCTCCCCCGCTTTATCCTCGGGAACGGCACGAACCTGCTTGTTTCGGATAGTGGCTTTGAAGGCGTCGTCATTGCGCTCGCCGGTGAATTTTCGGACATCGCGGAGCAGGGTGTAGGCTTGTTCAAGGTCGGCGCCGCCACACCGCTCGGGAGATTTGCCCGCGTAGCACTCAAGCAGGGTTATGCAGGCATCCACAAGCTGGCGGGAATCCCGGGAACCCTCGGGGGCGCTATCTACATGAATGCGGGTGCCTACGGGCAAGAAATCGGGACACGCTGCACGCAGGTCGTCACCCTGGGTGCAGACGGCAACACGCACGAATATTCGAATGAGGACTGCGCCTTCGGGTACAGGCGGAGCGTTTTCCAGAAGGCTTGTGCCGCACATTCTGCAGATGACGCGCAGGCCGAGATCATTCTTTCGGCTACGTTCCAGCTGGAAAGCGGCAGTCTTGCATGCGAATCGCAAGAGCAGACTGTCGCCCGCCTTGAGGCCGAACTCGCCGAATGCATGGCTAAGCGCAAGGCAAGCCAGCCGTTGAACATGCCCAATGCGGGTTCCACCTTCAAGCGCCTGGAATGCGGTTCGTCTGAGATGCCGCAGCAGGTCGCCCCCGGCTACTACATCGAACAGGCTGGCCTCAAGGGTTACCGCATCGGCGGCGCCGAAGTCAGTATGCTCCACGCGAACTTCATCGTGAACGCGGGCGGTGCGACGGCAAAGGACATTCTCGACCTGAGCGATTATGTCAAGGCGAAAGTCGCAGAAAAGTTCGGCGTCCACCTCCAGCGAGAAATCGTTTTGCTTGGTGAAATGTAA
- the guaA gene encoding glutamine-hydrolyzing GMP synthase, with the protein MKNVDTIAVLDFGGQYAHLIANRVRRLGVFTEIHSPAAPVSELEGVKGIIYSGGPSSVYAADAPEYNPEILDLPVPKLGICYGHQLIAQQLGGHVEPGKVKEYGIADLIVGDEKCPILKDLPKASPMWMSHGDQVTKLPEGYKIVASTKDCEIAAVAFDSDKPERQIFGIQFHPEVTHSKFGMKLLENFIDFTGAKKTWNMKSYLPLITQRIKDQVKDRKVFLLVSGGVDSTVAFVLLNRVLGPEKVLGLHVDNGMMRLGESQKIMDFLTKEGMNNLKVRDASEHFLAKLKGVTAPETKRGIIGKEFLTVKDEEMAKLNLDPNQWMMAQGTIYPDTIESGGTKNADKIKTHHNRVQEVLDLMEKGLVLEPLADLYKDEVRALGEELGIPHSLVWRHPFPGPGLGVRLLCSDGVLANDMVKFDDVRDTLGQSLADYLKANNIAGRLLPIKSVGVQGDGRTYAQPFLITTPGLSWKDCEKFSTELANRFKAINRVIYQIGSVADEDPKLVEQFATRENFDTLRKFDNICTEFLQANDLYEKIWQMPVVLVPLRTANKPCIVMRPVNSTEAMTANFAEIDQGMLAGLWRKFEAEGAGSLWYDVTHKPPGTIEWE; encoded by the coding sequence ATGAAGAACGTCGATACTATTGCTGTTTTGGACTTTGGCGGGCAGTACGCCCACCTGATTGCTAACCGCGTGCGCCGCTTGGGCGTATTTACCGAAATCCATTCCCCCGCCGCTCCCGTCAGCGAACTGGAAGGTGTGAAGGGAATTATCTACAGCGGCGGCCCCTCCAGCGTGTACGCGGCCGACGCCCCGGAATATAATCCCGAAATTTTGGACCTCCCAGTGCCGAAGCTCGGCATCTGCTACGGTCATCAGCTCATCGCCCAGCAGTTGGGCGGTCATGTTGAACCGGGCAAGGTTAAGGAATACGGCATCGCCGACCTCATCGTGGGAGACGAGAAGTGCCCGATTTTGAAGGACCTTCCGAAGGCATCCCCCATGTGGATGAGCCACGGCGATCAGGTGACGAAGCTCCCTGAAGGCTACAAGATTGTGGCCAGCACCAAGGACTGCGAAATCGCGGCCGTCGCTTTCGACAGCGACAAGCCCGAGCGCCAGATTTTCGGCATCCAGTTCCACCCCGAAGTCACGCACAGCAAGTTCGGCATGAAGTTGCTCGAAAACTTCATCGATTTCACGGGCGCGAAGAAGACCTGGAACATGAAGAGCTACCTGCCGCTCATCACGCAGCGCATCAAGGACCAGGTCAAGGACCGCAAGGTGTTCCTGCTCGTGTCCGGCGGCGTGGACTCCACCGTGGCATTCGTGCTCCTGAACCGCGTGCTCGGACCGGAAAAGGTTCTCGGCCTGCACGTGGATAACGGCATGATGCGCCTCGGCGAATCCCAGAAGATTATGGACTTCCTCACGAAGGAAGGCATGAACAACCTGAAGGTGCGCGACGCTAGCGAACACTTTCTCGCAAAGCTCAAGGGCGTGACCGCTCCGGAAACCAAGCGCGGCATTATCGGCAAGGAATTCCTGACGGTGAAGGACGAGGAAATGGCGAAGCTCAACCTCGATCCGAACCAGTGGATGATGGCTCAGGGTACCATCTACCCCGACACCATCGAAAGCGGCGGCACCAAGAACGCCGACAAGATCAAGACGCACCACAACCGCGTGCAAGAAGTCTTGGACCTCATGGAAAAGGGTCTCGTGCTCGAACCGCTTGCCGACCTGTACAAGGACGAAGTCCGCGCCCTCGGCGAAGAACTCGGCATTCCGCACAGCCTCGTGTGGCGCCACCCGTTCCCGGGCCCGGGCCTCGGCGTGCGCCTGCTCTGCAGCGACGGCGTGCTCGCCAATGACATGGTGAAGTTCGATGATGTTCGCGACACGTTGGGCCAATCCCTCGCCGACTACCTGAAGGCAAACAACATTGCAGGCCGCCTGCTCCCCATCAAGAGCGTGGGCGTCCAGGGCGACGGCCGCACCTATGCGCAGCCGTTCCTCATCACCACACCGGGCCTCTCCTGGAAGGACTGCGAAAAGTTCTCGACCGAACTTGCCAACCGCTTCAAGGCTATCAACCGCGTGATTTACCAGATTGGAAGCGTCGCTGATGAAGATCCGAAGCTTGTCGAACAGTTCGCCACCCGCGAAAACTTCGATACGCTCCGCAAGTTCGACAACATCTGCACCGAATTCCTGCAGGCAAACGACTTGTACGAAAAGATTTGGCAGATGCCGGTTGTCCTCGTCCCGCTCCGCACGGCAAACAAGCCCTGCATCGTGATGCGCCCGGTGAACTCCACCGAAGCCATGACGGCAAACTTCGCCGAAATCGACCAGGGCATGCTCGCCGGTCTCTGGCGCAAGTTCGAAGCCGAAGGCGCTGGCAGCCTGTGGTACGACGTGACGCACAAGCCGCCCGGAACCATTGAGTGGGAGTAA
- the mtgA gene encoding monofunctional biosynthetic peptidoglycan transglycosylase, protein MLQKIQIIGRIFLVVLFIYSVLFSLVGTLFLIKAHSYVFGQLDEIQAMRDTPPAMSRFMLDLVDSNPKVNIQHRFVPLDSISTNLRKAVIAVEDPAFYMHPGFDVRSIARAMDANMTKGQMRYGGSTITQQLAKNLFLTGERTWERKMKELVYAIVMEWNLGKDRILELYLNYAQWGKNVFGCEAASEIYYKVHCSELTLQQAVNLAAMLASPGNSHPEEDSELMQRRRNAILQNIKNGVFVP, encoded by the coding sequence ATGTTGCAGAAAATCCAGATTATCGGCCGAATCTTTCTTGTTGTCCTTTTCATCTACTCGGTGCTATTTAGTTTGGTCGGGACACTGTTCCTCATCAAGGCGCACTCGTACGTGTTCGGGCAACTAGACGAAATCCAGGCCATGCGCGACACTCCGCCTGCAATGAGCCGTTTTATGCTCGACCTCGTGGATTCGAACCCGAAGGTCAACATCCAACACCGATTTGTCCCGCTTGATTCCATAAGCACGAACCTGCGCAAGGCCGTCATCGCGGTCGAGGATCCCGCATTCTACATGCACCCCGGTTTCGACGTGCGCAGCATTGCCCGTGCAATGGACGCAAACATGACCAAGGGCCAGATGCGCTATGGCGGTTCGACCATTACGCAGCAACTCGCGAAGAACCTCTTCCTCACAGGCGAGCGCACATGGGAACGCAAGATGAAGGAACTTGTGTACGCAATAGTGATGGAGTGGAACCTCGGGAAGGACCGCATTCTAGAACTCTACCTGAACTACGCGCAATGGGGCAAGAACGTATTCGGTTGCGAGGCGGCAAGCGAAATATACTACAAGGTACACTGCTCCGAGCTCACGCTCCAGCAGGCGGTAAACCTCGCGGCAATGCTGGCAAGCCCGGGCAATAGCCATCCCGAAGAAGATTCCGAACTCATGCAGCGACGCCGTAACGCCATCTTGCAGAATATCAAGAACGGCGTGTTCGTACCATAG
- a CDS encoding fibrobacter succinogenes major paralogous domain-containing protein, producing MNSFAAFVAVLETISIDSAITPSECHFLTDELRAQAGAALPPAMNYTIMTRENINVMLPPGKALEDCEGTCLAETGRNIAADYIAQARVGKFGDKLTLTVELYETGSAKLLGSYTALQVTAVDLWNDIKRNSKSLFARVQDLTRNLGGYSAENNSKSGWDASPFDPASKKKNQPQKPKKPSRPNYIIDHRDGEKYKIVMIGKKVWMAENLRFRMQDAQCYDNREANCPLYGRYYTWAQALKIDANCNSKVCRLLLSEGSIRGVCPEGWHIPTNAEWKHLVTYVNYKAKKRAAQVLKSTFGWNNGNGTNESGFNAVASGYRFMSGNFMNAGRLARYWTASQENDVQANSWQIEEGKTGFVQLDDYKSNELPVRCVEDD from the coding sequence ATGAACTCTTTTGCCGCGTTTGTTGCGGTTCTTGAGACTATTTCTATCGACAGTGCAATCACCCCCTCTGAATGTCATTTTTTAACGGATGAACTCCGTGCGCAGGCGGGGGCGGCGCTCCCTCCGGCCATGAACTATACCATCATGACCCGCGAAAACATCAACGTGATGTTGCCGCCGGGCAAGGCACTCGAGGATTGCGAAGGCACATGCCTTGCCGAAACCGGCAGAAATATCGCAGCAGACTACATTGCACAGGCGCGCGTCGGCAAGTTCGGGGATAAACTCACTTTGACGGTCGAACTTTACGAGACCGGCAGCGCGAAACTCCTCGGGAGCTACACAGCATTACAGGTTACGGCGGTCGACCTCTGGAACGATATCAAGCGCAACTCGAAATCGCTCTTTGCTCGCGTACAGGATCTAACTCGCAATCTGGGCGGTTACAGCGCCGAGAACAACAGCAAGTCCGGTTGGGACGCCTCTCCATTCGATCCGGCATCCAAGAAGAAAAACCAGCCGCAAAAGCCCAAGAAGCCCTCTAGACCAAACTACATCATAGACCACCGCGACGGAGAAAAGTACAAGATTGTCATGATTGGCAAGAAAGTCTGGATGGCTGAGAATCTCAGATTCAGAATGCAGGATGCCCAATGCTATGACAACAGGGAAGCCAATTGCCCTCTTTATGGGCGTTACTACACTTGGGCTCAAGCCCTGAAAATCGATGCAAACTGCAATTCCAAGGTATGCAGGTTGCTGTTGAGCGAGGGCAGTATCCGCGGAGTCTGCCCCGAGGGGTGGCATATCCCGACGAATGCAGAGTGGAAGCACCTAGTCACTTACGTGAACTACAAGGCAAAGAAGCGTGCCGCACAGGTCCTCAAGTCAACATTCGGATGGAACAATGGCAACGGAACAAACGAGTCGGGCTTCAATGCTGTTGCCTCGGGATACCGTTTCATGAGTGGGAATTTCATGAATGCGGGGAGGCTTGCCCGATACTGGACAGCATCACAGGAAAACGATGTCCAGGCAAACAGCTGGCAAATCGAAGAGGGGAAAACGGGCTTCGTCCAACTTGATGACTATAAGTCAAACGAACTGCCCGTCCGTTGCGTCGAAGACGATTAA
- the purL gene encoding phosphoribosylformylglycinamidine synthase — protein MLILRGTPALSDFRLQKLSSDFKAAGLSVASVYAEFLHVVDLSAELSDAETETLKKVLHYGPAREPKALEGELFVVCPRPGTISPWSSKATDIAHICGLPAIKRIERAIAYYVKFEGAVPAGAREKISAKIHDRMTQAVFADTASLEVLFSKEDPRPLNVIPVLDQGRDALVKADKEMGLALSSDEIDYLVKNFTELKRNPTDVELYMFAQANSEHCRHKVFGAEWTIDGVKQDKSLFQMIKNTYQLHNSNIFSAYKDNAAVMKGAVAGRYYADPRNNKYDFHNEEVDILMKVETHNHPTAISPFPGAATGSGGEIRDEGATGKGSKPKAGLTGFSVSNLKLPGAVQPWEKDFGSPSRIASALDIMIEGPLGGAAFNNEYGRPNILGYFRTFEQEVDAQNGKEVRGYHKPIMLAGGLGNIKHQHIEKGHIDPGDHLIVLGGPAMLIGLGGGAASSVQNGAGNESLDFASVQRENPEMERRCQEVIDRCWAMDEENPITFIHDVGAGGLSNAFPELVNDGGLGGKFELRNVPNDEPGMSPFEIWSNESQERYVIAIAGDKLDVFDAICKRERCPYAVVGEAIPEKHLTLTDKHFGTTPIDMPLGVLLGKPPRMIRNEKSQKRPLNSTVVPADASIKDVAHRVLANPTVADKTFLISIGDRSVTGMICRDQMVGPWQVPVADCAVTSATLDTYEGEVMSMGERAPIALISPAAAARMTVAESLTNMAAACVPDMGRVNLSANWMATPNYEGDGADLYEAVKSIGMELCPDLGITIPVGKDSMSMSTVWQDDKGSHRVTAPISLVISAFAPCADVRKTLTPQLLQNKDSTLVLVDLARGQNRMGASIAAQVYNNLGDKAPDVDSAQELRAFFETIQKLNAAGKIMAYHDKSDGGLYTTVAEMAFAGHVGVTLNAAALKGNLIDALFNEELGAVLQVKNADLAAVRDAFAAAGLGNTVSEIGTLNDSYNLVIGDYAEGLSDLRAIWSDTTRRIAALRDNPDCAESEYTLKLEQDNPGITPKVTFDLAASAKVIKDYASRPKMAILREQGVNGELEMAAAFQKAGFESIDVHMTDILEGRVSLKDFNGLVACGGFSYGDVLGAGEGWAKSILFNPKARAEFEAYFNRKDTFTLGVCNGCQMVSNLKDLIPGAKHWPRFVQNLSERFEARFCTLKVEDTPAVLLKGMAGSVLPIAVAHGEGRAEFASREAAEACLKTGLVALRYVDGKHEYTERYPLNPNGSPFGINGLCSEDGRALVMMPHPERVFRTCQYSWHPAEWGEDGPWMQLFRNGRIFVG, from the coding sequence ATGCTTATTCTTCGTGGTACGCCGGCTCTGTCGGATTTCCGTCTCCAGAAACTTTCTTCCGATTTCAAGGCTGCGGGGCTCTCTGTCGCTTCCGTCTATGCTGAATTCCTGCACGTGGTGGATCTGTCCGCCGAACTTTCCGATGCGGAAACTGAAACCCTGAAGAAGGTGCTGCACTACGGTCCGGCCCGCGAACCCAAGGCTCTCGAAGGCGAACTCTTTGTGGTGTGCCCGCGTCCGGGTACCATCAGCCCGTGGAGTTCCAAGGCGACCGATATCGCTCACATCTGCGGCCTTCCGGCTATCAAGCGCATCGAACGCGCTATCGCTTACTACGTGAAGTTTGAAGGTGCCGTGCCTGCCGGTGCCCGCGAAAAAATCTCGGCCAAGATTCACGACCGCATGACCCAGGCCGTTTTCGCCGACACCGCCTCCTTGGAAGTCCTCTTCAGCAAGGAAGATCCGCGTCCGCTGAACGTGATTCCGGTGCTCGACCAGGGCCGCGACGCCCTCGTGAAGGCCGACAAGGAAATGGGCCTCGCGCTTTCTTCCGACGAAATCGACTACCTCGTGAAGAACTTCACCGAGCTCAAGCGCAACCCGACCGACGTGGAACTCTACATGTTCGCACAGGCCAACTCGGAACATTGCCGCCACAAGGTGTTCGGTGCCGAATGGACGATTGACGGTGTCAAGCAGGACAAGTCCCTGTTCCAGATGATCAAGAACACCTACCAGCTCCACAACTCCAACATCTTTAGCGCCTACAAGGACAACGCTGCCGTGATGAAGGGCGCTGTCGCTGGCCGCTACTACGCTGACCCGCGCAACAACAAGTACGACTTCCACAACGAAGAAGTCGACATCCTCATGAAGGTCGAGACCCACAACCACCCGACGGCCATTTCTCCGTTCCCGGGTGCCGCTACCGGTAGTGGTGGCGAAATCCGTGACGAAGGTGCTACGGGTAAGGGGTCCAAGCCGAAGGCCGGCCTCACGGGCTTCAGCGTCTCGAACCTCAAGCTTCCGGGTGCAGTCCAGCCGTGGGAAAAGGACTTTGGTAGCCCGTCCCGCATTGCTTCTGCTCTCGACATTATGATTGAAGGCCCGCTCGGTGGCGCTGCATTCAACAACGAATACGGTCGTCCGAACATCCTCGGTTACTTCCGCACTTTCGAACAGGAAGTCGATGCCCAGAACGGCAAGGAAGTCCGCGGTTACCATAAGCCGATTATGCTTGCTGGCGGTCTTGGCAACATCAAGCACCAGCACATCGAGAAGGGCCACATCGACCCGGGTGACCACCTGATTGTGCTCGGCGGTCCGGCGATGCTCATCGGTCTCGGTGGTGGTGCTGCCAGCTCCGTGCAGAACGGTGCCGGTAATGAATCTCTCGACTTTGCCTCCGTGCAGCGCGAAAACCCCGAAATGGAACGCCGTTGCCAGGAAGTCATCGACCGCTGCTGGGCGATGGACGAAGAAAACCCGATTACCTTTATTCACGACGTGGGTGCAGGTGGACTTTCGAACGCCTTCCCGGAACTCGTGAACGATGGCGGTCTCGGCGGTAAATTTGAACTCCGCAACGTTCCCAACGACGAACCGGGCATGAGCCCGTTCGAAATCTGGAGTAACGAATCCCAGGAACGTTACGTTATCGCTATTGCGGGCGATAAGTTGGATGTGTTCGACGCGATTTGTAAGCGTGAACGCTGCCCGTACGCCGTGGTGGGCGAGGCCATCCCTGAAAAGCACCTCACTCTTACCGACAAGCACTTCGGCACGACTCCGATTGACATGCCGCTCGGCGTGCTCCTCGGCAAGCCGCCCCGCATGATTCGTAACGAAAAGAGCCAGAAGCGCCCGCTCAATTCCACGGTGGTTCCGGCTGACGCCTCCATCAAGGATGTGGCGCACCGCGTGCTTGCAAACCCGACCGTCGCCGACAAGACGTTCCTCATTTCTATCGGTGACCGTTCCGTGACGGGTATGATTTGCCGTGACCAGATGGTTGGCCCGTGGCAGGTTCCTGTCGCCGACTGCGCCGTGACTAGCGCAACGCTTGATACTTACGAAGGTGAAGTCATGAGTATGGGCGAACGCGCTCCAATCGCCTTGATTTCTCCGGCTGCTGCCGCCCGTATGACGGTAGCTGAATCCCTCACCAACATGGCTGCCGCTTGCGTGCCTGATATGGGCCGCGTGAACTTGTCCGCAAACTGGATGGCAACGCCGAACTACGAAGGCGATGGCGCCGACCTTTACGAAGCCGTGAAGTCTATCGGTATGGAACTCTGCCCGGATCTCGGCATCACGATTCCGGTGGGGAAGGACTCCATGAGCATGAGCACCGTGTGGCAGGACGACAAGGGTAGCCACCGCGTGACGGCTCCGATTTCGCTCGTGATTAGTGCCTTTGCTCCGTGTGCCGATGTGCGCAAGACGCTTACCCCGCAGCTGTTGCAGAATAAGGATTCGACGCTCGTGCTCGTTGATTTGGCCCGCGGTCAGAACCGCATGGGCGCCTCCATTGCTGCTCAGGTTTACAACAACCTCGGTGACAAGGCTCCGGATGTCGATTCTGCTCAGGAACTCCGCGCCTTCTTCGAAACCATTCAGAAGCTCAATGCCGCTGGCAAGATTATGGCCTACCACGACAAGAGCGATGGCGGCCTCTACACGACGGTTGCCGAAATGGCTTTCGCCGGCCACGTGGGCGTGACGCTCAATGCAGCAGCCCTCAAGGGCAACCTCATCGACGCTCTCTTCAACGAAGAACTTGGTGCCGTGCTCCAGGTGAAGAATGCTGACCTCGCGGCTGTTCGCGACGCATTTGCCGCCGCTGGTCTCGGCAATACCGTTTCTGAAATCGGTACGCTCAATGATTCTTACAACCTGGTCATCGGCGACTACGCCGAAGGCCTCTCGGATCTCCGCGCCATCTGGAGCGACACGACCCGCCGCATCGCGGCCCTCCGCGATAACCCGGATTGTGCCGAAAGTGAATACACGCTCAAGCTGGAACAGGACAATCCGGGTATTACGCCGAAGGTCACCTTCGATCTCGCTGCTAGCGCTAAGGTCATCAAGGACTACGCAAGCCGCCCGAAGATGGCAATTCTGCGTGAACAGGGCGTCAACGGCGAACTCGAAATGGCTGCCGCCTTCCAGAAGGCCGGCTTCGAATCCATCGACGTTCACATGACCGACATTCTCGAAGGCCGCGTAAGCCTCAAGGACTTCAACGGTCTCGTGGCTTGCGGTGGCTTCAGCTACGGTGACGTTCTCGGTGCCGGTGAAGGTTGGGCCAAGAGCATCCTCTTCAACCCGAAGGCCCGTGCCGAATTCGAGGCCTACTTCAACCGCAAGGACACCTTCACGCTCGGTGTTTGCAACGGCTGCCAGATGGTCTCTAACCTCAAGGACTTGATTCCGGGTGCCAAGCACTGGCCGCGCTTCGTGCAGAACCTCTCCGAACGCTTCGAAGCCCGCTTCTGCACGCTCAAGGTCGAAGACACTCCGGCCGTGCTCCTCAAGGGCATGGCAGGCTCCGTGCTCCCGATAGCGGTCGCACACGGCGAAGGCCGCGCGGAATTCGCTAGCCGCGAAGCCGCCGAAGCCTGCCTCAAGACCGGTCTTGTGGCATTGCGCTATGTGGATGGCAAGCACGAATACACCGAACGCTACCCGCTGAACCCCAACGGCTCTCCGTTCGGCATCAACGGCCTCTGCTCCGAAGACGGCCGCGCCCTCGTGATGATGCCGCACCCCGAACGCGTGTTCCGTACCTGCCAGTACTCCTGGCACCCGGCAGAATGGGGTGAAGACGGCCCGTGGATGCAGCTGTTCCGTAACGGCCGTATCTTTGTTGGCTAA
- a CDS encoding CHC2 zinc finger domain-containing protein, with translation MTDEELKQFKASLSITAVAQALGIEVVRGKCKCFYPQRHVHGDRTPSVSISEERGMFRCWVCDDVRGDVISLVQLCNGCSFVEALNWLKDTYPFLVPGKVNRPISESMAAALEDKFVERLAEPKPAKELISEDERKKVVLSFLKMLSPVDGTPAAAYLARRRIFKPIWDKMLLRTITDYDGLNRRLKETYSMEVLQYVGLFNDKGNLRYYKHPLIFPYLDSQMRASHFQARALERSTEPKELHLRGTVPFPYNVSALNQKMGWIYLCEGVVDTLTMLQQNIDAVGIPGVRSFKADWVPLFKNKNVVLCLDHDEAGRKGMEYLQGVFGNAGIRTIILGDGLENLPAGMKDGQDVNEWFGGRK, from the coding sequence ATGACAGACGAAGAACTCAAACAATTCAAGGCATCGCTTTCGATAACCGCCGTGGCCCAGGCTCTCGGTATCGAAGTCGTGCGCGGGAAGTGCAAGTGCTTCTACCCGCAGCGCCATGTACACGGTGACCGCACTCCGTCTGTCTCGATTTCCGAAGAACGCGGAATGTTCCGCTGCTGGGTCTGCGACGATGTCCGCGGCGACGTGATTAGCCTAGTACAGCTATGCAACGGGTGCAGTTTTGTGGAAGCCCTCAACTGGCTCAAGGATACTTACCCGTTTCTTGTCCCTGGGAAGGTGAACCGCCCGATATCGGAATCCATGGCGGCCGCCCTCGAAGATAAATTTGTGGAAAGGCTTGCCGAACCCAAGCCCGCCAAGGAACTCATTTCCGAGGACGAGCGCAAGAAGGTCGTCCTCTCTTTCCTCAAGATGCTCTCGCCCGTAGACGGGACACCTGCCGCCGCCTACCTTGCGCGCCGCCGCATATTCAAGCCCATATGGGACAAGATGCTCCTGCGCACCATTACCGATTACGACGGTCTGAACCGTAGGCTGAAAGAGACCTACAGCATGGAAGTGCTGCAATATGTGGGCCTCTTCAACGACAAGGGAAACCTGCGCTACTACAAGCACCCGCTGATATTTCCGTATTTGGATTCTCAGATGCGCGCTTCGCATTTTCAGGCAAGAGCGCTCGAGCGCTCTACCGAGCCGAAGGAACTCCACCTGCGCGGCACGGTCCCGTTCCCATACAACGTATCGGCCCTGAACCAGAAGATGGGCTGGATCTACCTCTGCGAAGGCGTTGTCGACACACTTACGATGCTGCAGCAGAATATCGATGCCGTGGGCATTCCCGGCGTGCGCAGTTTCAAGGCGGACTGGGTCCCTTTATTCAAAAACAAGAATGTTGTACTTTGTCTGGACCACGACGAGGCTGGCCGCAAGGGAATGGAATACCTGCAGGGCGTTTTCGGCAACGCCGGCATCCGCACGATTATCCTTGGCGACGGCCTTGAGAACCTGCCTGCAGGCATGAAGGACGGTCAGGACGTGAACGAATGGTTTGGTGGCCGGAAATAA